One window of Xanthomonas sp. 10-10 genomic DNA carries:
- the rpoH gene encoding RNA polymerase sigma factor RpoH has product MNQTTSTALVANNLPIPSALGSLDAYIGAVHQIPVLSVDEEQDLARRFRDELDLDAARELVHSHLRFVVHVARGYNGYGLPLGDLIQEGNIGLMKAVKRFDPEMGVRLVSFAVHWIRAEMHEFILKNWRIVKVATTKAQRKLFFNLRKSKTRLGWLNASEVTAVAKDLNVSEREVMEMESRLSGRDIGFDASSDEDDDHGPPSPVSYLVANEEDPSQAYERHDSEDNQLQLLREGMAGLDTRSRDIVKRRWLDSESKVTLQELADEYGVSAERIRQIEANALKKMKALFVA; this is encoded by the coding sequence ATGAACCAGACTACCTCGACTGCCCTTGTGGCAAACAATCTCCCGATTCCCAGTGCGCTCGGTTCGCTGGACGCCTACATCGGTGCCGTGCACCAGATTCCGGTGCTGTCGGTCGATGAGGAACAGGATCTGGCCCGCCGCTTCCGCGACGAGCTGGACCTGGACGCAGCGCGCGAATTGGTCCATTCCCACCTGCGCTTCGTGGTGCATGTGGCCCGCGGCTACAACGGCTACGGCCTGCCGCTGGGCGACCTGATCCAGGAAGGCAATATCGGCCTGATGAAGGCGGTCAAGCGCTTCGACCCGGAAATGGGCGTGCGCCTGGTCAGCTTCGCAGTGCACTGGATCCGTGCCGAAATGCACGAGTTCATCCTGAAGAACTGGCGCATCGTCAAGGTCGCCACGACCAAGGCGCAGCGCAAGCTGTTCTTCAACCTGCGCAAGTCCAAGACCCGTCTGGGCTGGCTCAATGCGTCCGAGGTGACTGCGGTCGCCAAGGATCTGAACGTCTCCGAGCGTGAAGTGATGGAGATGGAGTCGCGTCTGTCCGGTCGCGATATCGGCTTCGACGCGTCGTCCGACGAAGACGACGATCACGGCCCGCCGTCGCCGGTCAGCTACCTGGTGGCCAACGAGGAAGATCCGTCGCAGGCCTACGAGCGGCACGACAGCGAAGACAATCAGCTGCAGTTGCTGCGCGAAGGCATGGCCGGTCTGGATACGCGCTCGCGCGACATCGTCAAGCGACGTTGGCTGGATTCGGAGTCCAAGGTGACGCTGCAGGAGCTGGCCGACGAATACGGCGTGTCGGCCGAGCGCATCCGCCAGATCGAGGCGAACGCGCTGAAGAAGATGAAGGCACTGTTCGTCGCCTGA
- the ung gene encoding uracil-DNA glycosylase, which produces MTEVEGRIQLEPSWKAKVGDWLLRPEMQELSAFLRQRKAAGARVFPPGPQIFAAFDATPFEQVKVVILGQDPYHGEGQAHGLCFSVLPGVPVPPSLLNIYKEIQDDLGIARPDHGYLMPWARQGVLLLNAVLTVEQGRAGAHQNKGWEGFTDHVVEMLNREREGLVFLLWGSYAQSKGKVIDQARHRVFKAPHPSPLSAHRGFLGCKHFSRTNEHLQRRGLQPIDWSLPSRNALDTTSAAG; this is translated from the coding sequence ATGACCGAAGTGGAAGGGCGTATCCAGCTGGAACCGTCGTGGAAGGCAAAGGTGGGCGACTGGTTGCTGCGCCCGGAGATGCAGGAACTGTCTGCCTTCCTGCGCCAGCGCAAGGCGGCCGGCGCTCGGGTATTCCCGCCCGGTCCGCAGATCTTCGCCGCGTTCGACGCCACGCCGTTCGAGCAGGTCAAGGTGGTGATCCTGGGCCAGGACCCGTATCACGGCGAAGGTCAGGCGCACGGGCTGTGCTTTTCGGTGTTGCCCGGCGTCCCGGTGCCGCCGTCGCTGCTCAACATCTACAAGGAGATCCAGGACGACCTGGGCATCGCGCGGCCGGACCATGGCTATCTGATGCCGTGGGCGCGCCAGGGCGTGCTGCTGCTCAATGCGGTGCTGACGGTGGAGCAGGGGCGTGCCGGCGCGCACCAGAACAAGGGCTGGGAAGGTTTTACCGATCACGTGGTCGAGATGCTCAACCGCGAGCGTGAAGGCCTGGTGTTCCTGCTCTGGGGCAGCTACGCGCAGTCCAAGGGCAAGGTGATCGACCAGGCCCGCCATCGCGTGTTCAAGGCCCCGCATCCTTCACCGTTGTCGGCGCATCGCGGCTTTCTGGGTTGCAAGCACTTCTCCAGGACCAACGAGCATCTGCAACGCCGCGGTCTCCAGCCGATCGATTGGTCGTTGCCGTCGCGCAACGCATTGGACACAACGTCGGCCGCCGGCTGA
- a CDS encoding response regulator, which produces MHPPDLKHLISDAPRVMVVDGSKLVRKLIADVLKRDLPNVQVIGCASIAEARDALEAGAVDLVTTSLSLPDGDGLTLARSVREAAGQAYVPVIVVSGDAQQHLVERRFTEYVTDYFDKALGHEALATFIRGYVQPEPVVGATVLYIEDSRVVAEATKRMLERQSLKVVHVLTAEDAFALLTAESLGRTERRIDVVLTDVTLKGELNGRDVVERIRIDFAYGKRRLPVLVMTGDTNPRNQSELLRAGANDLVQKPIEERLLVTKVLFQLRLARLEDQAITL; this is translated from the coding sequence ATGCATCCACCAGATCTCAAACACCTGATCAGCGACGCACCGCGCGTGATGGTCGTCGATGGTTCGAAGCTGGTACGCAAGCTCATTGCCGACGTGCTCAAGCGCGACCTGCCCAATGTGCAGGTGATCGGCTGCGCCAGCATCGCCGAAGCGCGCGATGCGCTGGAGGCTGGCGCGGTGGATCTTGTGACCACCTCGCTGTCCCTGCCCGATGGCGATGGCCTGACCCTGGCGCGCAGCGTGCGCGAAGCGGCCGGGCAGGCGTATGTGCCGGTGATCGTGGTGTCCGGCGATGCGCAGCAGCATCTGGTCGAGCGCCGTTTCACCGAGTACGTCACCGATTACTTCGACAAGGCGCTGGGCCATGAAGCGCTGGCGACCTTCATCCGCGGCTATGTGCAGCCCGAGCCGGTGGTGGGTGCGACCGTGCTCTACATCGAAGACAGCCGCGTGGTGGCCGAGGCGACCAAGCGCATGCTCGAGCGCCAGAGCCTGAAGGTGGTGCATGTGCTCACCGCCGAAGACGCCTTTGCGCTGCTCACCGCCGAATCGCTGGGCCGCACCGAGCGTCGCATCGACGTGGTGCTGACCGACGTGACCCTCAAGGGCGAGCTCAACGGCCGCGACGTGGTCGAGCGCATCCGTATCGACTTTGCCTACGGCAAGCGCCGCCTGCCGGTGCTGGTGATGACCGGCGACACCAATCCGCGCAACCAGTCCGAACTGCTGCGCGCCGGTGCAAACGACCTGGTGCAAAAACCGATCGAAGAGCGCCTGCTGGTGACCAAGGTGCTGTTCCAGTTGCGGCTGGCACGCCTGGAAGACCAGGCCATCACCCTATGA
- the ftsX gene encoding permease-like cell division protein FtsX, protein MSKLANTEAVAPSRVGVWVDHHLHSIAFSLGRAMRKPWATLLTIVVMALALALPLGLSIALDNVKLLAGSVQQSREINLFLKVDVATDAAQALAGQLRARPDVAQVTLRTPEQGLAALRESAKLDEAADALGENPLPTLLIVTPTDAADDAQLAGALQALPQSDQVQHDALWRKRLDGWLQFGERLVQVLSALLGIGAVLVVGNTVRLDIQSRREEIGVLQLLGASDGFIRRPFLYLGAWYGLGAGAVALALIAASGLALRAPLATLADSYGSSFTLHGLDLLHSAMVLVGTLVLGWLGAWLVTGHFLRQTRPTET, encoded by the coding sequence ATGAGCAAGCTCGCCAATACCGAAGCCGTGGCGCCGTCGCGCGTTGGCGTGTGGGTCGACCACCACCTGCACAGCATCGCCTTCAGCCTGGGCCGCGCCATGCGCAAGCCATGGGCAACGCTGCTGACCATCGTGGTGATGGCACTGGCGCTGGCGCTGCCACTGGGGCTGTCGATTGCGCTGGACAACGTCAAGCTGCTGGCCGGCAGCGTGCAGCAGTCGCGCGAAATCAATCTGTTCCTCAAGGTCGACGTCGCCACCGACGCCGCACAGGCGCTTGCCGGCCAGTTGCGTGCGCGCCCCGACGTGGCACAGGTGACCCTGCGCACGCCCGAGCAGGGGCTGGCTGCACTGCGCGAAAGCGCAAAACTCGATGAAGCCGCCGATGCCCTGGGCGAGAACCCGCTGCCGACCCTGTTGATCGTCACCCCCACCGATGCGGCCGACGATGCGCAACTGGCCGGCGCATTGCAGGCCCTGCCGCAGAGCGACCAGGTGCAGCACGACGCGTTATGGCGCAAGCGCCTGGATGGCTGGCTGCAGTTCGGCGAACGCCTGGTGCAGGTGCTCTCGGCGCTGCTCGGCATCGGTGCGGTGCTGGTGGTCGGCAACACCGTGCGGCTGGATATCCAGTCGCGGCGGGAAGAGATCGGCGTGCTGCAATTGCTCGGCGCCAGCGACGGCTTCATCCGTCGCCCGTTCCTGTATCTGGGCGCGTGGTACGGGCTGGGCGCCGGCGCCGTGGCGCTCGCCTTGATCGCCGCCTCGGGCTTGGCTTTGCGCGCGCCATTGGCCACATTGGCCGATAGCTACGGCAGTTCCTTTACCCTGCACGGGCTGGATCTGCTGCATTCTGCAATGGTGCTGGTCGGCACCCTGGTGCTGGGTTGGCTGGGCGCCTGGCTGGTGACCGGCCATTTCCTCCGTCAGACCCGTCCCACCGAGACCTGA